The nucleotide sequence AGGACCTGCTCCATCTCTGTGTAGGTATAGGCCGGCGGCTCCTGGCGCTTGGAATTCGCAAATCGCTCGTCCTCCACAATGTAGCCCTCGATGTTCTTGCGCAGATAGTCGATCTGCGAGGGGGGCTTCCTATAGCGGGTCTTCACTATATCTATGCTGACCAACATGTCGGTGCGATGTGGGTACAGCGAAGCGAATACGAAGCACAGCATGGCGCTCATTGAGTGGGCCATCAGGGACACCTTCTGCCAGCGGTACTCCTCCATTACGCGCAGGATCACGCACAGGTAGTCCACGAAGTGGTAGGCAATCCCCTCGGGCAGCTTCGAGGAGTATCCGTGGCCGGGCAGGTCGATGCACAGCACTCCCAGGTGCTTCGGTAGCAGGGGCAGCAATTTGTCCCACGTGCCCAGGTTGTCCAGCCAGCCATGCAGCGCCAGGATGGGTCGTACCTGCCGATTGCCGTACCACTTGCCCACCACATAACCCCACGGCATGTCGATGCGCACGTCCATGGGCTCCTGAaatgcacagagagaaattgCTTAGAATAATGTTCACCTAATATCACAATTACAATGCACAACTAAGGTGTCTCACCATTAACGCAACCTAACGTTAAGGCAACAAATCACTACAATATAccttatttatatattatttttcctGGTGTAGGAAAGTACCGAAAAAGAGTTGCATGAGGGAAAAAGTTGGTTGCAAAGAGGTGGTTTTGGAAAAGGGAAGGGGATTTGTCCAGCTTGTTAGCTGTTAATTGCCAGTGGGCAACTTGGTAGCTGCTTTCGGCCCGCTGTCAACCAGTTGGCTTAGATGGGTTTTCAGTTTAGCAGAGGATGCCGAACAGACTGGCCTGGCAGGCAAGAAATGCGCCAATGGCGTTTACCAAACTTCATTTTGGGAATGCTTATTTGCAATTTCCTATGCACCGAACACTTTCGCATTTACAGAGACTCGTTCAATAAAAagtattataaaattaaatcggCTGGCAGAATACTTTCATTCAGGCCCTTTTGATGACCCAAGTCATATGGCCATATCATTTATCTCCGCCCGTGCGAACTGGTGCGTATTTCACCATCCCCAGCGATTTGATCAATTGGTTTGCTGGAAAAAGTTGAAGTGCCTGACAACTGAGCGAGTTTTTCGGACGGGGACCAGGTGTCAACTGATGGACAGGAGGCCCCGCAGTGCCACTAGCTGCCTGGGCCACAATTTATCATCTAGTTCTTACTTTGTTTTGGGCTCCAATCGATAAGCGATTGTGTATCCACTGCAATTGACTGATGCTGCACATGCAAACCCCGCAAAGTTCGAACAAATGGATTTTCGTAGTTTGCCACCACAGAGAAACTTTTTCCGAGCTCGGTTTAGCACGGTCGCTCAACTTGAAAATTAGCGCCGAGCACTTTCAACTGTAACGACATTTTCCGAGGggtaaatacatatatatatatataacagaGGGTGAGGAAGATGGAACGGAGAACTTTTAGAGCATCCGCCCGACTGTTTGATGAACTCCTAATGAGCTAGATAATCGAAGAATACTAATTTGAACCCATTAGCGTACACCAAGCAAAAAGCTGGAGTCAAAAAATAAAGATTAATTGGACGGCAAAGTTTCTATTGTATCAGGTGTTTGTACTTTTGCCTTTATATTTACAAGTCCAGATTAATATCTTTATGATATGAAGCCATTATCAGCGCTGTTTTCTAGATCATTATAAGTGTATAAGTGGTTTATGACTAAAGTTTTCGCCCCCGTTACCACTTAACCAGAACAACATTCCGCCGGTAGCTGATGGGTCCAAGTAGACATTGACTTTGATTCCGCATTAGCGGGAATCTTATCAGTTCGAAGAGTCCAAGGCGATAAGAATGCAATTCCGTTCAAAGGTAAGAAAGGCGAAGGGGCAGCTAAACGTGTCTGATCCGTCGATCTATTTAGCTCGATAACAGGACGAGCAAACGTCTAGCAAATCTTTATAATAGACGCCCGCCGGGGATCTAATCAACTCCATATAATTACCTGTTCATGCGTCTCGATGGGGTTGCCTCGACCTTCGGAATTCGATGTCATTTTAGTTGGCAATCTCGGTGAATAATACAATCTAAATCCCAACTAATTCCGACACACGCCGTGTCGGAAAATATATACGCAAGGTGTTGTGGGAaacttttctatttttatacTGCACTAACTAAATTAGTTGAACACTAGCGAGATCGAGCCGAAGAGAAGTGCCCGCTAGCGgggcataaataaaactaaatctTATTTCGCCAGAGAAGCCGATTAAATCCCAACTGAGGCCGAACTTTAATCAGCGGTGTTTCCAAATCAGAAAACGGGAGAACTGCTTCAAGAGAATGGGAAACGACCCTATAAAGAGACTCTACATAGGGAGAACTAAATAAAGCGATCCATCGAAAGCTTTTGGGGGGAAGATATATGCTTAGTCAGTTTCGGTTGCGATATGGAATGAGAGAGTCTTTATCGGTGAGCGGGGAAAAAGCTCTACAATGTCATGCAGACCTAACtaacaacaaatttattatgGATCAAAGGTTAAAAAGTTAAAAGAAACTGAAAGCATTGATTAAAATATATCTGCTGAAAATGAAACAAGTCAACTAATATATGTAATGTCGCCACTTAACTAATTAAGAATGCATCCACTGAAAGTTAACATCTTTAAACAGTATTTTTTTATGTTACAACTGCGCGCACATTAAAAAATCCACAAATTGCGTATAACAACAAACCGTATATAGAAAAAACCTAAGTGACACgccaattaaatcaaattattgGGTTTCGAATAAACAGAGACCAAGGATAACATTGAAATTACAATGCTCATAACGCAAAATATGTGCTCACCCATATAAAATCGAATATTTACCCAGATAAACATCAATATTTATGGATTTTTCATATTCCAAAAGTGACTATCAAATAATTGATGCAAACATGCCAAACCTCATAATGCCAAACCAGAAAATAAAGCACACTCCAGAATATTGCTTTTTGATCGAACTACGaagatatgtatgtaggtagaaaaaatattaaacttttcatattttattattaatttttatgagATTGGCAGAAAAAGAGCACTCACGCATTGCactaaaatgcaaatgaattcGATTTGTGTGTTCTTTATAGCATTTTTTACGCAGCCAACAATCggttcaaaaattaataaacgagcaaatcaataaatatttatttaactctCGAGGGATGAGATAAAACTTGGCTCTATTTTGTTGGGCAGATGTTCAAAAAACCATTGGCCTCTTTCGACAACAGTTTACACAATAAATGTGTTTAGTTTTTGCTAAATGGAAACCATTTGAGAATCCTATTGCACTCGCTCGGGGCTGTGGCTCAAATCATAAATCTTCATGGACTGCAAATTGAATGTGTTGCCGCGAGGAATGGCCAGCGACGGTTTCGCGCAGTGCCATAAATAACGAATTGAAACCATAAATCCGGCgatgaaaagtatgcaaagcctttttaatttccaatgcaattaaaatggcaAAGGCTAGGTTACACTATTCACGATACACGATTCAGGATCAGAGGCCAAGCGAAATGGTTGGTTGGCCAAGAAAGGAAACACCCGTGCGGTGTTTAATCAAATGCATCTGCTGCTGACCAAGTGGCGGAATCCCGAATCCTGTTAGCACCTTATCGACCCGCTCGGCATTTGGGGGCTCGCAGTGAAATCAAATTACGCTGCAGCTGCATGCAGCCCCGGTCACAGGACATAGTTCACCTGCCACACGACGCCCCTCTTGCCACTAATGACATTCGAATGACATTGGTGGATGCAGGCGAACTTGGCTAATGACTCCGGATCCCCTCCGGCGGCATTGCCTTGAATGAGACCAAATTAACATGTGGTTTCGAAACTGGAACTACATTTAAAGCTACTTTTGTTAGCTCTTTTTAATGTGTTCATTACAGTTAGTTTTCAAATTCATTTCGTTCAACTAATTTTTGAAATCGGGTCAAAAGTATCTAAGCGGAATGACAGCCTTCATCACGGAATCATTTGCACGTCTCGCTTGGCCAAAGATTTGCACTTGGTATTTTCTGGATTTATGCCAAAGTAAAGGCATTGGTGgtgcctgccacgcccattagTGACGTGTTCCGCCCTAATATTGTTGCTGCTAGGTGCAAAATGCAAAGTAATGGGCTTTGAAAATGCCTGCCAAGCAAGCCATAGAATCCGGCAAGCAGGTCCAGTCGAATATGTAAATACCCTTTAAATGCATTGGAGGTTAATGTTGGCAATTGGTAAATTCTAGAGGATAGTACCTTCTTTCTAACTAACTTAGTTACTAAACGATAATTAGTGAGTCATGTAATCTAATTGGCTGCAAATAGGGCATATAATCGTCGTTCTTCGGCAGTTCGGCCTGGCATCCTGCATTCTGAGCTCCTGTTTTCTGGTCTGGCCTTTTGTCTGGCACTCGAGTGAAAAGCTTTTGTCGGCGCATGGAAATTTGACGGAAATTGTTTGGTCTGATGGATGCAGCTGCAGATGCACCTCGTTCTCGGACTCCCGATCCTGTTCCTTCTGCTAGTTTGCCTGCTGTGTACCTTTGGCTAATGGTCTCGTCTGCCGCGTGCCTCTCTGTTGGCTGTGTCAATCCTTCAGCTAAGTAAGCAGACAGTTTTTAGCATTATGGTCAGTTGAAAGGCCATAAACTGGCCTGTTCAGCTGAGTGTTGTCTAACCGAATGAAAATGGCAATTTCAATAGAATTTAAGCCTGATTCTTGCTGTCGAGCGGGAAGCGAGGATTACGCCAAgcgaaataaatgcaaatcgcATTAGAATAAATTTTGGCTGCAACTGCAGAATAATGTCCTTAGAATGGCCAACCTAGACGGGGCATCTCGAGCGGCGAACTTTGGCGTCAGGTAGCCCAGATAGTGAAaggtaaatatatatattcgtaaAAGCACTTTCAGAAAAGTTCCTAGCCAAAATTCACTCGTGACttttcaaaatatgcaaaacaagCTGCCTTGTGAACAGCTAAAATCATTGAAGACAACGAACTATATCCTTAAAGTGGCATATAAATATGTGACTGCGAGTTTTGGCAAGTGTAACTCGCAGCATCATTACTCTAAAGGAGCATGGACCCCGGCACATTAAAAGCCAGTTGAACTTTTTAATGCATAATTTATTGTAGGACTGACTTGGCCACGGTTAACTAACTGAGAAACAGCCAGCGGGGCAAGCAAGCAGGTTAAAGCCAGGCGCACTTTTTGTTGactttattttgtgttttctaTGCGCAGCGCGGAAAATCAGTTAGAACAATGGTTGGGATGCAGATCGGTGGCgcatcataaatatttatgaaaagcTTGGCCGGGCACGTAGCACCGAAAGCATCTCATGTAGAAACACCGTCGAATGGTAGCCCAAA is from Drosophila melanogaster chromosome 3L and encodes:
- the CG5707 gene encoding uncharacterized protein, isoform A; this translates as MTSNSEGRGNPIETHEQEPMDVRIDMPWGYVVGKWYGNRQVRPILALHGWLDNLGTWDKLLPLLPKHLGVLCIDLPGHGYSSKLPEGIAYHFVDYLCVILRVMEEYRWQKVSLMAHSMSAMLCFVFASLYPHRTDMLVSIDIVKTRYRKPPSQIDYLRKNIEGYIVEDERFANSKRQEPPAYTYTEMEQVLYKGTDYSVELENCRHILERNISRSTKFPAKFFFSRDGRCKYYTEFHTSPPFAAELARTIKNVPYCVIKGSESNYIDEQSDEVIGILRENNPHFELHEVQGTHHVHLNNAQGVAAVINPFILHHRPPHLENWTVDGTDETLPEVVKEFKLAVEDSENVKRRKRKSNL
- the CG5707 gene encoding uncharacterized protein, isoform C, with the translated sequence MCSISQLQWIHNRLSIGAQNKEPMDVRIDMPWGYVVGKWYGNRQVRPILALHGWLDNLGTWDKLLPLLPKHLGVLCIDLPGHGYSSKLPEGIAYHFVDYLCVILRVMEEYRWQKVSLMAHSMSAMLCFVFASLYPHRTDMLVSIDIVKTRYRKPPSQIDYLRKNIEGYIVEDERFANSKRQEPPAYTYTEMEQVLYKGTDYSVELENCRHILERNISRSTKFPAKFFFSRDGRCKYYTEFHTSPPFAAELARTIKNVPYCVIKGSESNYIDEQSDEVIGILRENNPHFELHEVQGTHHVHLNNAQGVAAVINPFILHHRPPHLENWTVDGTDETLPEVVKEFKLAVEDSENVKRRKRKSNL